The window CATTGTGTCCTCACAGCCACAAGATCAGTgcttgggtgcttggcaaccagcatgtatttatgacagttgcagcatcctggggtcatggGATTGCCATCTAGGACTTTCCCAAAGGGAAGCAAAGTCAGTAGGGAAGTTAGATTTGCTTTATGACTGCATGATTTGCCTAAAATTCCAATGAATAGCTTAAAGACTATAGTAAAATCAGGCATGCCTCACTTTATGACCATATCACTTGGTAGCAGAAGTTTCAGTCTCAATTGTGCTTTTAAGTTGAGGAATGCCTGTATTTATATTGGGCTGTTTAATTTAAAAATGGATTTGCCAAGAACTGTTATGAGAGGGTCTGTTTGGTTATGTGGTTCACAATATAAAATGTTATTGTGATAACCTGGTATTAAACTGGTAATGACATCCATGTGGAAAGTTGCATGTTTATGTTGCTTTTTAAGAATTGGTAACGGAATTCTTTCATATTGCATTTACCCAATCCAATGCTAGGTTCTCCTTTTCTCCAAATCTTGCCTTCCCATTACCCATATGCATTCTTTCTCAATGTTGCAACTAGGTCCTTTTGTGTCAGTCGCTGGGGTCAAGGTTttattcttccaagctttcagGCTTGTGCTCATCATCCAGGAATCAAAATATTGCACTCACTTCTGgagagagagaagttccctgatgatgggctccagcatgagccTGAAAGCTCAGAAGTGTAAAGCTTTAGTCCTAGCGGCCAATCCTGCCACATTATCCCGGGATATTTACCTTCATTTGCCACAGAATATTCCTTCATTTCACCTATGACAGGTGCACATACCCTTTGTTCTGATGTTTATTGGATAATCATAACTTTAATGATATGTATGACTATTTAGTTATAATTGAGAGTTGTGGTGATGCAGtgtttagaatgtagtactgcaggcaacttctgctgattgccagatGCCAGTGGTTCggtagttcgaatctcaccaggttcaaggttgattcagcattccatccttccgaggtgaataaaatgaagatccagatggttggggacaatatgcttagagagggctgtaaagcactgtgaagtggtatataagtttaagtgctattgctattgtgtctTTTTTGAGTATGCTGCctctttatttcttcatctgaaATTAACTTATTTATTCCCATACTAGGTTAATAAAACTTAAGTACCATGTTTATGATTTATAAAAGTAGAAATGGATATGTTGTTCAATAATAATCATAGCCCCGAAGATGCTGGATCAAGTCTGCaagatttaaatcaagccttcatttgatttctattatttgtataatatttacatcatattttatttatttgtttatttattggatttatatgctgcccctctccgggaactcggggcagcttacaacatataaaaagaacaatgcaatataaatcctaaatccaattaatataaaacccatttatctaaagtaaaatccccattatattaCAAATTAATTGTTTCCactcaacaacaacatacatatcattcttcggccagggggctagattctaatggccccaagcctggcggcatagatgaatcTTTAGACTCTTACCGAAGGTAGtgggaggtggggggtgggggcagtacgaatctctggggggagctgattccagagggcctacaGAGAAAGCTttccccctaggtcccaccaagtgacattgtctagttggcgggacctggagaaggcctactctgtgggacctaactggtcgctgggactcatgcagcagaaggcggtcctgcaataatctggtccgattccatgtagagctttataggtcataacaaacactttgaattgtgtccggaaaccaatcagcagccaatgcagtccgcagagtgctggagaaacatgggcatgcctaggaaggcccatgaccgctcgcgcagctgcattttgcacaattggtagtttccgaacactcttcaaaggcagccccatgtaaacagcattatagtagtcgaatctcaaggtgataagggcatgagtaactgtgagtagagactccctgtccaaataaggctgcaaacgcccccctcgccacaactgaaagatgatgttccaaagtcagcttTGGATAGAGGAAGAtgcctaagttgcggaccctctcggaGGGGgtcaaattcccccccccccctgagtaatggatagacagatggaggtgtccttgggaggcacaaTGCACGGCCACCAGGTTGCTAGATTTGGAGCACAAAAAGTAGTTTGCAAATGGAGCTAAAAGTACTTCCTACTTTAGTATTGTTACATGTATTTGAAACAGAATAAATTTATCTGAAATTCTGCCTACCTTAAATATTCAAACATACCCACATACTATATAGTCATGGGTATGACTAGAAATGTAGCCATTTCTACTCATACTTACTTTTCCTGCTCGACAGTGGTCAGCAGCAAATTTTGCAGCTTCTCTTACAGCAAGAACATCCATGCCATCAACCTAgtgaaaaaacaaagcaaaggtTTACTCAAAAGTATTACTGTATCATCTTTCTTGTTAAAAAATCGAGaatagtaaatattttaccctaaGACCTGGAATAAAGTCTCCTCTTTTGTAATAATCTGTGCTGGCTGCAGCTCTCTCCACAGAAGTACCCATTCCATATCTATTGTTCTCACAGATAAAAATGCATGGCAGCTTCCACAAGGCTGCCATATTATAAGTTTCAAATATTTGACCCTGGAAGAATATTAACAGATTTTAGAGATATTTACATATATTCTTGCAGTTGGCAAATTCAACTAtttcattataaataaatatacagctaAGGCATTATTCCCTTTTTAGTCTAGATATAATTTAACTGTCAGATATTGTCCAATTTGCTTGTGTCTATCTGAAGTACTAGTACTGAAGTTAATCCTTTTATTGGAAACCAAGGAAAGATTATCCAAATCAAATTACAATCAAACCTTCAGCACGAGCAAATTCCGCAGTGCAAATCACTTGCTCTACATGTAAAACTACTTTAATCAGACTGTTTGCATTGTAGAGCTTAAGCGCACCACTGCTACAGCAGCATGAGAAAAACTCCTAAGAAGTTTCCAGCTAAATCCAGCTGCCTTAGTATTGGCACACCTGTTTGTGTTTAAAGGCAATTATGGGCATATTATGTCAAATTGGATAGTGCTGTATAGAAATATGCATCTAATTGAATATACCTGGAAACCTACCTGATTTGCAGCACCATCACCGTACAATGTCACACAAATCTCATCTTTCCCAAAGTATTTACATGCCAAAGCAATACCAGCTCCCAAAGGAACCTATAAGATATTATATGCAGTAGGTAAGCCATCCTAACCACCTTGTTTCTTATAATGGTCAATCAGATGCAGACTGTTTGTACACAGAGTATCAGCCATATCCATCTCCTATTGTTTTCCCCAAGCTGGCATATGGAGATAAGCTGTCAGCAACCAGAAATAACACTGAATCTCAAGATTAAGTGTCCTTGATAAATCTTCCTTTTCCTGAATTCATTTAATCCATCTTTAAAGTCATGCCATAATTGGTTATAATCATCATGTCTTGTGACATTGTTCCACATTATGCAATCGGCAATTTAACTGTTAGATTGTAAAAAAAAGTATTCAGGATAAAGCATCCTGCACAGAATTATAAAAGTAATGAAATATCTAATatgataaatacagtggtacctcgagatacgagtttaattcgttccggacctgggctcttaagtcgagcagctcttatctcgaacgacttttccccataggaattaatgtaaataattttaattggttccagccctcaaaaaactcacaaagttagtctaaattatgcagaaagacatgtttttaatgaagaaatgtacatgtacatataaatgaataatgaagtttctttcacttaacttgtaaactttcttaaacttttaaatttacatatgttcaacttctctgccacccaatcctgtaggacagaggtccccaaccctttttgcaccagggaccggctttaagcgatcaagagaggaatgggtgaatgaatggacggagggtgggaaggaaggaaggaaagagggaagggacaggaacagaggaaggaagcaaggaaacttatgaaaggggagagtaagagaggaatgagtgaagggagggagggagggaagaaggtgggaaggagaaagaaaagaagaaatagaggaagggaaggtaaaagagagaaagaaaaagagcaagaaagaaagctgcaagcacccccccgagccccccaggccagctgcaaccttttaaaacacgcgcgccgcttcgcagctgtctcctgaagccgaacgcggaagttagcgtttggcttcaggagacagctccttggcgcttgtatctcgaatttgggcttgtaagtagaacaaaaatatctctcccctcccagctcttatctcaagttgctcttaagtagagcagctcttatgtcggggttccactgtattaaaaGCTTTAGCCACATTGCAATAAAAAAGCTAGTTTGATTAATGAACCTTACCTGGGCACCAACAATACCATTGCCACCATAGAAGTTTTTGGCATACATGTGCATTGAGCCACCTTTGCCTTTAGCACAACCACCTATTCGACCTGAAatattaaaaacacaatatacaTTGGGGCTGTACTAGTAATATAAATGTAAAGGTTTCCTTATCCAGTCATTTCTGATTCTAGGAGATGGTGCTCATCACCATTTCTTAGCTAAGGAAGCACGATTATACACTGAGATGCATGGAATGATGTTACCTTCCCTCCCAAGTAGTACCTATTTATGTACTTGTATTTGCATGTTTTCAAACTTCTAGCttggcaggagctggagcaagtaATGGGAGTTCAACCCACTGCATAGCACCTGGGCCTCGAACCCGGGAGATCAGCTTTGCAGTTGACAAGCTTAGCCtcttttaaccactgagccaaggCACCCTCTATATGAATAGTATATGACCTCTGTTATCCACTTGAGCAAAGGTATACTAAGCAAATTAGGGTGGTTTTCATTATAGAAATGCAATCAGAACTTAATCCTTCTAGATCTATCTGCGGTGGTATTTCTCCTTTCCATATTTACATTTCATTTTGGTAGACGAACCTGTGAGTTCAGCAAGAATTTCTCGAACTGAAATTCCACGCGTATAGGTAAAGCCGTGAGCTCGGTAGGCAGTGATCAAATGATCTGTTCGATTTATAGCTGCCTCAAGTCCAACACAGCATGCTTCCTGTAGAAAAACAAACCAACAGCATTGAAATACCAATTAGACTTATAAACCActctacagtgctttacagcctgaTCCACTTAGCCTCACTAATCCTCTCAGGCTGTATGGGGGCCTCCTGGCATGGGCAACCTGGAGCCTTGGGCGGCGGGTGCCTGGTCCTTGAGCTCCCAGAGTGAAGGGACTCCTAGAGCGCAGGGACTCAGAGGTCCAGCCTTGCTTCCCAGAGGGGAATTCCTGCCTGTGtttgcctcctcctccaggctgCTGTTGTGCTTCCTCTCTTTGTCTGGGCTGGGCTTCCTGGTCTGGAGGGAGCTAAGGGGCAGTGAAGCTCCTGCTGGAGGGGGCAGCTGTTGCTGGTGCCCCCACTGCAACACGAAGCGAAGTGAGGCAGGTAGTAGAGTGGAGTGGCTAAAGGGGCCCGAGATGCACAGGTG of the Erythrolamprus reginae isolate rEryReg1 chromosome 4, rEryReg1.hap1, whole genome shotgun sequence genome contains:
- the PDHA1 gene encoding pyruvate dehydrogenase E1 component subunit alpha, somatic form, mitochondrial isoform X3, which encodes MQTIRRMELKADQLYKQKIIRGFCHLYDGQEACCVGLEAAINRTDHLITAYRAHGFTYTRGISVREILAELTGRIGGCAKGKGGSMHMYAKNFYGGNGIVGAQVPLGAGIALACKYFGKDEICVTLYGDGAANQGQIFETYNMAALWKLPCIFICENNRYGMGTSVERAAASTDYYKRGDFIPGLRVDGMDVLAVREAAKFAADHCRAGKGPIVMELQTYRYHGHSMSDPGVSYRTREEIQEVRSKSDPITLLKDRMVNNNLASVEELKEIDVEVRKEIEDAAQFATTDPEPPLEELGNYIYTKEPTFEVRGPNQWTRYKSVG